ACGGTAGGCGGGGGAAGCGATGGCTACCCGCTGCTCGCGGCGACCTTGGATGCCCTGGACTGTTTGCAGGCCGCCCACCCGGGCCTCAACGCGATCCTCGTAACGGGACCGCTCATGCCGGCCGACGAGCAACTGGCGCTACGAGGACGAGCCGCGGCAAGGCGCCGGATCCTTTTCCATGCTGACAACTACCGACTCGTGAGCGTCGCAGACGCCGTCGTGAGCATGGGAGGCTACAACAGCGTGTGCGAAGCCCTGTGTGCCGGCAAACCCTTGGTCATCGTCCCGCGCATCGTCCCCAAACTCGAACAGCAGATCCGCGCGGCGACCATGGCGGCTAAGGGCTTGGCCCGTTGGGTCCATCCAAGGGATCTAAACGGGAAGAACCTCGCCGAAGCGATCGACTGGGCGTTGCGGCGCAATCGGGACGCGTATGCGCGACGGCTCCGCGAGGTGATTCCCTCGTTCGACGGCGCCCCGAGGCTCGCAGCCTACGTCGCCCAATGGCTCGGAAATGGTGACGTTCACCGCTCGCCTCCTAAGGATTCTCTGTCGGTGGAGGAAGCCGCATGATCGCCCCCTCTAACGCCTCGATGTCGGAAAGTCCCGCTCGAGCCATGACCGAAGGCCGAAACCAGGACATCCTGATCATCCTGTTGTACGCGCAGGACAGCAAAGGAATGGGTCATGTCACGCGGAACCTGACGATCGCGCGCCATCTCCTCGCCGCGTACCCGAACGCCGTGGCCTTCATCGCGACGGAGTCGCCCGTCGTGGACGACTTCTCGCTGCCGAGACGCTGCGACTACATCAAACTGCCCAGGCGTCTGATCCCCGATGGGATTCGCGAAACGCAAGCCGAAGCATCGGACGGTAAGGACCATTTTCGGGACATCCGAGGGAGGATGCTACGCGAGGCCGCCTTGGGACTGGCCCCGGACCTTGTCCTCGTGGATCACGAGCCCTTCGGGTATCGGGGGGAATTTCGCGAAGGACTCTTCGCTCTCAAGGACCGGTATCCCGACACGAAGCTCGTCCTCGGGCTACGCGACATCATGGACGACCCGGGGCGGATCCGGGCGAAGTGGCGGGAGAAGGGGGTGTACGATGCTCTCAAGGACCTATACGATGGAATCGCGGTGTACGGCTCGCGTTCCCTCTACGACGTCGCGGACGCCTACGGCATTCCACCTCCGGTGATGTCCAAGTTGCACTACTGTGGATTTGTCGTCCGCGAACCGCCGGATGTCGATCCCGTCGCCGTACGACTCCGTTACGGGCTTCCCTCAAAGGGGCCTCTCGTGGTTGCAACGGTGGGCAGCGGCATCGACGGCGCTCCAGTTCTCGAAGCCACCGAAGCGGCCGTCGAGCGGCTCCGCGCGAAGTTTCCCGACCTCCGCGCCGTCCTCGTGACGGGACCGTTCATGCCGTCCGAACAACAGGCGAAACTTCAGGAGCACGCGACGGCGGCCGTCCGGGTCGTCCCGCGGGCCGACAACTTCCAGCTCATGGCATGTGCGGATGCGATCGTGAGCATGGGCGGATACAACAGCGTGTACGAAGCCTTGGTCGTCGGCCGACCGCTGGTGATCGTTCCGAGGTGCACCCACAAGGTCGAACAGCGGATCCGTGCGGAGACGCTCGCCGCACACGACCTGGCCCGATGGATCCATCCGGAGAATCTGAACAAGGGTCGCCTCGCAGAAGACCTGGAGTGGGCCCTGACCCGCGATCGAGCAGCGCACGCGCGACTGGTTCGCGAAGTTATCCCTTCATTCGACGGGGCCGCTAACCTCACGGCATATCTCGGCTCGTGGCTCGGTCGCGCTCCCGCGGGCGGAGGACATTCCGGCAAAGAACCATCCCCGCTGGTGCAACCCGCATGATCCCCATCTCCTCCACCCTGCAACCGGACGAAACGGAGGCTGTCTTAGTTGCGGCGCTGCAGGATCTGCAAGGGACGGGAACTCGCCTCGAGAGGTGGACCGCGGACGATCGATTCACGGAGCACGGCAAGCGGAAGGTCGTTCGGTACGATCTCGAGGCACGACTGCCAGGGAGTCACCGCGTCCAGCGCTTTCGATGGCTAGGGAAGTTCTATGACTCCGACGAGGACGCGAGACGGGTCATGGCGGTGCTCCGGGACCTAGCGACGAACGGGAGCAGCGGCCGGGAGGGCCTCGCGGTCCCGAACGTCATCACCTATCACGCACCCCGCCGACTTCTCCTGATGACATACGAATCGGGCGAGTCGGTCGGCACGGCCATCGCGCGGGACGCCCAAGCGATTCTGGCGGCTCTCGGACGGGCCCTCGCAACGTTGCATGCGCTGCCGGTAACCCCTCCCCGAGTCACATCCCCCGGTGTCCTCCTGGACGATTTGCGGTCAAGGGTCGAGGATCTCTGCAAGCGGTTCCCCGCCGCGGCGGGTGTCTTGCGGAACGAATTCCTCCGGCTCGAACAGGAGGCGCCGCCGCTCCCCGCCGTGGCCTCGTTCGTGCACGGAGACTTCGGGCCCGCCAACCTCCTCTGGAGAAGCGGGCACATCGTCGCCCTGGATTTCGACAAGTGTGCCCAAGGCGATCCAGCCTTGGACCTGGGCAATTTGCTGACGCAGCTGCTCCGCATGACCGTCCGCAAGCCCGAGAAGTTGCACGACTTTCCTTCCGCGAGGGCGATCGTCCTCGACGCGTATCAGAGCTCTTCTCCAAAAGATCCTGGCCTGGATGGGCGGGTCGCTTGGTATGAGCGAGCGATCCTCCTGCGCAAGATTCACAAGCTGCTTTTCAGCGACAGCCAGAACCGGAACCCGGAGGTGAGGCGAAAGCGGGCGGCCGAAGCGACCCAGCTCGTCGATCTCATCTCAGCGGGCCCATCGCACAGGACGCCGGACCGATTCCCTACCGCGAGGATAGAACCTGTGACGGGGACGGGATTTCTTCGTGAGTCGGAGAGAGCGCGACCCGTTATGGTCCGCCCTGAAGGGTTTCCCTTCGCTCCCAGGTTCCCGCAGCTCGCGCTGGCCAGCGACCCGAAGATCATGCTCGAGGTTTTCCGGACCCATCTGAAGCCGGTCGGAGGGAGGGTCTACCGTATCGAGGAC
This region of Thermoplasmata archaeon genomic DNA includes:
- a CDS encoding glycosyltransferase, giving the protein MIAPSNASMSESPARAMTEGRNQDILIILLYAQDSKGMGHVTRNLTIARHLLAAYPNAVAFIATESPVVDDFSLPRRCDYIKLPRRLIPDGIRETQAEASDGKDHFRDIRGRMLREAALGLAPDLVLVDHEPFGYRGEFREGLFALKDRYPDTKLVLGLRDIMDDPGRIRAKWREKGVYDALKDLYDGIAVYGSRSLYDVADAYGIPPPVMSKLHYCGFVVREPPDVDPVAVRLRYGLPSKGPLVVATVGSGIDGAPVLEATEAAVERLRAKFPDLRAVLVTGPFMPSEQQAKLQEHATAAVRVVPRADNFQLMACADAIVSMGGYNSVYEALVVGRPLVIVPRCTHKVEQRIRAETLAAHDLARWIHPENLNKGRLAEDLEWALTRDRAAHARLVREVIPSFDGAANLTAYLGSWLGRAPAGGGHSGKEPSPLVQPA